From Lolium perenne isolate Kyuss_39 chromosome 5, Kyuss_2.0, whole genome shotgun sequence, a single genomic window includes:
- the LOC127301149 gene encoding L-ascorbate oxidase gives MALVGQPQLLLCCLFLVSAWALAAVAQAKTVHEKWDISDQFAYPDCVRKLAVTINGHTPGPTIRAVQGDTVVVTVKNSLLTENVAIHWHGIRQIGTPWADGTEGVTQCPILPGDTFVYTFVVDRPGTYMYHAHYGMQRSAGLNGMIIVSVPPGAGPDVAEPFAYDGEHEVLLNDWWHKSTYEQAAGLAAVPIVWVGEPQSLLINGRGMFVNCSALGPASCNATHPECSTPVFAVVPGRTYRFRIGSMTSLSALNFEIEGHPMTVVETDGHYVKPFVVKNLNIYSGETYSVLITADQDPNRNYWLASNVVSRKPGTLTGTAVLAYYGGRSSPRDVPPTTPPTGPAWNDTTYRINQSIATVAHPAHVYAPPPSSDRTILLLNSQNTIDGRIKWAINNVSFTLPHTPYLVALKDRLQGTFDPRPPPETYNHTAYDVYGVQPNPNATSSDGLYRLAFGSVVDVVLQNANMLAPNNSETHPWHLHGHDFWVLGYGVGRFDPAVHPATYNLRDPILKNTVAVHPYGWTALRWRADNPGVWAFHCHIEAHFFMGMGIVFEEGVERVGKLPEEIMGCGSSKGGRH, from the exons ATGGCGTTGGTAGGACAACCACAGCTTCTCCTCTGCTGCCTCTTCCTGGTGAGCGCATGGGCGCTGGCCGCCGTCGCTCAGGCGAAGACGGTGCACGAGAAGTGGGACATCAGCGACCAGTTCGCATACCCTGACTGCGTCCGCAAGCTCGCCGTCACCATCAACGGCCACACCCCTGGCCCAACCATCCGCGCCGTGCAGGGCGACACGGTGGTGGTCACCGTGAAGAACTCCCTGCTGACGGAAAACGTGGCCATCCACTGGCACGGCATCCGGCAGATCGGCACGCCGTGGGCGGACGGCACGGAGGGGGTCACCCAGTGCCCCATCCTCCCCGGCGACACCTTCGTCTACACGTTCGTCGTCGACCGCCCGGGAACCTATATGTACCACGCGCACTACGGCATGCAGCGCTCCGCGGGGCTGAACGGCATGATCATCGTGTCCGTGCCTCCCGGCGCCGGCCCCGACGTCGCCGAGCCGTTCGCCTACGACGGCGAGCACGAGGTGCTCCTGAACGACTGGTGGCACAAGAGCACCTACGAGCAGGCCGCGGGGCTCGCCGCCGTGCCGATCGTGTGGGTCGGCGAGCCGCAGTCGCTGCTGATCAACGGCCGCGGCATGTTCGTCAACTGCTCGGCGCTGGGGCCGGCGTCCTGCAACGCGACGCACCCGGAGTGCTCCACGCCGGTGTTCGCCGTGGTGCCCGGCAGGACGTACCGGTTCAGGATCGGCAGCATGACCTCCCTCTCCGCCCTCAACTTCGAGATCGAG GGCCATCCAATGACAGTGGTGGAGACGGACGGGCACTACGTGAAGCCGTTCGTGGTGAAGAACCTCAACATCTATTCTGGCGAGACATACTCCGTGCTGATCACGGCCGACCAGGACCCGAACCGCAACTACTGGCTGGCCTCCAACGTCGTGAGCCGCAAGCCCGGCACGCTCACCGGCACCGCCGTCCTCGCCTACTACGGCGGCCGCAGCAGCCCTCGCGATGTGCCGCCGACGACGCCACCCACCGGCCCGGCGTGGAACGACACCACGTACCGCATCAACCAGAGCATCGCCACGGTGGCGCACCCGGCGCACGTGTACGCCCCGCCGCCGAGCTCCGACCGCACCATCCTCCTCCTCAACTCGCAGAACACGATCGACGGGCGGATCAAGTGGGCGATCAACAACGTCTCCTTCACGCTGCCGCACACACCCTACCTCGTCGCCCTCAAGGACAGGCTCCAGGGCACCTTCGACCCGCGCCCGCCGCCGGAGACGTACAACCACACCGCGTACGACGTGTACGGCGTGCAGCCCAACCCGAACGCGACGAGCAGCGATGGGCTGTACCGGCTGGCGTTCGGCTCCGTGGTGGACGTGGTGCTGCAGAACGCCAACATGCTCGCGCCGAACAACAGCGAGACGCACCCGTGGCACCTCCACGGGCATGACTTCTGGGTGCTCGGCTATGGCGTGGGGAGGTTCGACCCGGCGGTGCACCCGGCGACCTATAACCTGAGGGATCCCATCCTGAAGAACACGGTGGCGGTGCACCCCTACGGGTGGACGGCGCTGCGTTGGAGGGCGGACAACCCCGGAGTGTGGGCGTTCCACTGCCACATCGAGGCGCACTTCTTCATGGGCATGGGCATCGTCTTCGAGGAGGGGGTTGAGCGCGTCGGCAAGCTGCCAGAGGAGATCATGGGATGCGGCAGCAGCAAGGGCGGTCGCCATTGA
- the LOC127301151 gene encoding molybdopterin synthase catalytic subunit, translated as MAGDEPLTAAVQPPTTELDEDLVEILEEGSGRLDITRYVDHVRDLAAGAIATFEGTTRDHFDGRRVVELRYEAYSAMARRRLEAILREARAAHALRRLAVAHKLGPVPAGEASVFVAASAVHRADAMEACRYVIDEIKASVPIWKKEVYDDGEVWKENREFFDRADAVTDTGRKKGHNKASGGGCCGSKVRVMEES; from the coding sequence ATGGCCGGCGACGAGCCCCTGACGGCGGCAGTCCAGCCGCCCACAACGGAGTTGGACGAGGACCTGGTGGAGATCCTGGAGGAGGGGTCGGGCCGCCTGGACATCACCCGGTACGTGGACCACGTGCGCGACCTGGCGGCGGGCGCCATCGCCACCTTCGAGGGCACCACGCGGGACCACTTCGACGGGCGGCGCGTGGTGGAGCTGCGGTACGAGGCCTACTCGGCCATGGCGCGGCGCCGGCTCGAGGCCATCCTCCGCGAGGCCCGCGCCGCGCACGCGCTGCGGCGGCTGGCCGTGGCGCACAAGCTCGGCCCCGTCCCGGCCGGCGAGGCGAGCGTCTTCGTGGCGGCCTCGGCCGTGCACCGCGCGGACGCCATGGAGGCGTGCCGCTACGTGATCGACGAGATCAAGGCCTCCGTGCCCATCTGGAAGAAGGAGGTGTACGACGACGGCGAGGTGTGGAAGGAGAACCGCGAGTTCTTTGACCGCGCCGACGCCGTCACGGACACGGGCCGTAAGAAGGGCCACAACAAGGCGTCCGGCGGCGGCTGCTGCGGCAGCAAGGTGCGGGTCATGGAGGAGAGCTGA